The following DNA comes from Candidatus Babeliales bacterium.
TAAAATAACTTTTGTTTCTGCTTCAGTAAGCGTATTTCCTTCCAAAGCATTTGATGAATACGTTAAACCAATGCGAAAATATTCTTTGAGCATTGTCATCAATTGCGTTGGAAGTGGTCTATATTGATCTGTTTCATTTTTTATTACATCGATATCAGCTATGCGATCTTTAAACATCATTGCCTTTCTATAAATGAATTAGACACTGCTCTACTATAACAAAAGAGATCAATTCTGTTACCTAAAAACAATTTACTAAATATATAAAACTCTTTACAATCAAGCGAAATAGTTTTTACAGCAATTTATTCTTCCGGAGTAACCACACGTTGCATGCGCACCAGATTATCTTTTCATTACTACTACTATGTACTAATGCTTTATTACCAACAAGACCAACAACTCACAACAGCAAGCTCGATGAACCTATCAAAATAACGCCACTCTATGCGCCTGATCCAGAACTACCCAATGAAATCATGCACAGTGAACAACTACGGCCACATTTTCAACAAGAAAAACAATCTGATATTTTCAGCGAAACTGAAATCGAAGAAATGGAAACGGTATTTGAATCTTCTCCTAAAGAAGCACAATGCATTGTGAATCACTTGGAAGATCCTGCCTATTTCCCTCTGAATGAAAACTATAGATCAGCTATATTTGTTGGTGAACCTGGATCTGGCAAAACAATAATGGCTAAAGCTATTGCATATAAAATGGCTCAACATGGCTGGAAACATAAAATTATATCGAGCACATCTTTGCTTAGCAAATATCGTAATCAAACTGCCATAAGACTTCAAAAAGAGTTAGAAGCAATTGCCGCATCCAATGAACCTACTGTTATTGTAATCGATGAATTGCATCGATTACTTGAGAATAGCGAAAGTAAATATCATGATACTGATGCAACAGCAACAGCGTTATGGACATTTCTTGATAAGCAAAAAGGCAACAATAAATTCTTTTTAATCGGAACCATGAACCGTGTACATAAACTACCTAAACCTTATAAAAGTAGAATTTTATTTGACTGTATAGATTTTACATTGATAAGCGATTCTACAATTAAAAACAAAACCTTTCGTAAAATTTTGACA
Coding sequences within:
- a CDS encoding ATP-binding protein — its product is MHAHQIIFSLLLLCTNALLPTRPTTHNSKLDEPIKITPLYAPDPELPNEIMHSEQLRPHFQQEKQSDIFSETEIEEMETVFESSPKEAQCIVNHLEDPAYFPLNENYRSAIFVGEPGSGKTIMAKAIAYKMAQHGWKHKIISSTSLLSKYRNQTAIRLQKELEAIAASNEPTVIVIDELHRLLENSESKYHDTDATATALWTFLDKQKGNNKFFLIGTMNRVHKLPKPYKSRILFDCIDFTLISDSTIKNKTFRKILTSKNTRINEEVTDEFLDKELEKMGPCTARDLQNIAAVICRINGEKTPDAASITMIKETSISQAVSKYIDIKTKMQYDLEDETDEQRQNRYHNENIKLQKLLHKENQDVQEKHFVQ